The Impatiens glandulifera chromosome 3, dImpGla2.1, whole genome shotgun sequence genome contains a region encoding:
- the LOC124931786 gene encoding protein STAY-GREEN homolog, chloroplastic-like, whose protein sequence is MVSLTVANSSPMRLSSSPKIPFFHTRKPSKKHPSSSFPVARLFGPAIFEASKLKVLFLGVDEHKYPENIPRTYTLTHSDITSKITLAISQTINNSQLQGWCNRIQRDEVIAEWKKVKGNMSLHVHCHISGGHFLLDLFAPLRYYVFCKELPVVLEAFVHGDMNLFRNYPELKESMVWVYFHSNISEFNKVECWGELAGGIHRRKESPMKWEWSEVPNPCQEDCNCCFPSVMTSMNGGIIPWPHSHINPAGLAGEGEIHRRSLN, encoded by the exons ATGGTTTCTTTAACTGTCGCTAATTCTTCTCCAATGAGACTTTCATCTTCTCCAAAGATTCCCTTCTTCCATACAAGAAAACCTTCAAAGAAACATCCTTCTTCATCATTCCCT GTTGCTCGATTATTTGGACCAGCTATATTCGAAGCTTCAAAATTGAAAGTTCTGTTCTTAGGAGTTGATGAACATAAATACCCAGAAAATATACCAAGAACTTATACTCTTACTCATAGTGATATTACCTCTAAAATCACTTTAGCCATATCTCAAACCATTAACAATTCTCAG TTACAAGGATGGTGCAATAGGATTCAAAGAGATGAAGTAATTGCAGAATGGAAAAAAGTAAAAGGAAATATGTCTCTTCATGTTCATTGTCATATAAGTGGCGGCCATTTTCTTCTAGATCTTTTCGCTCCACTTCGATACTATGTTTTCTGCAAAGAACTTCCTGTTGTTCTTGAAGCATTTGTTCATGGagatatgaatttatttagaaattatccAGAATTGAAGGAATCTATGGTCTGGGTTTATTTTCATTCGAATATATCTGAATTTAATAAGGTTGAATGTTGGGGGGAGTTGGCCGGAGGAATTCATCGCCGGAAGGAAAGTCCGATGAAGTGGGAATGGTCGGAAGTACCAAATCCATGTCAGGAAGATTGTAATTGTTGTTTTCCGTCGGTGATGACGTCAATGAACGGCGGAATAATTCCATGGCCTCATTCTCATATTAATCCGGCGGGATTGGCCGGAGAGGGAGAAATTCACCGGCGATCGTTGAATTAG